From a region of the Lentilactobacillus curieae genome:
- the hflX gene encoding GTPase HflX, whose product MTELEEKTPVITIGLNRGSKNFNYSIEELNNLATANNMTVTETLIQKLDRPDASTYFGKGKIEELATVVQDTGANTVVANDELSPSQIRNIEKQTNAKIIDRTGLILEIFANRAQSREAKLQVELAKLQYQMPRLHTSASQRLDQQTGSGGGGGFTNRGSGESQLELNRRTLQDRISHVRHELKELGKASDVKRKQRDKSNLPTVALVGYTNAGKSTVMNGLINLFGENVDKQVMVKNMLFATLDTSVRKLTLPDSKTFLLSDTVGFVSQLPHQLVEAFKSTLAEAANADLLIQVVDYSDENRDLMMKTTEDTLNDVGVTGIPTIIAFNKADKLEVTFPSREGDNLIMSALDESSLQQLVSIIKEKIFDNYHTVTLMIPFDKGDIISYLNDNTNVISTDYDANGTMIKVELNDVDFKRYGGYILPEED is encoded by the coding sequence ATGACAGAACTCGAAGAAAAAACTCCCGTAATTACAATTGGCCTAAATCGCGGGTCTAAAAATTTTAACTATTCAATAGAAGAATTAAATAATTTAGCCACAGCAAATAACATGACTGTGACCGAAACATTGATTCAAAAGTTAGATCGTCCAGACGCATCAACCTACTTTGGTAAAGGAAAGATTGAAGAACTTGCCACAGTGGTTCAAGACACTGGTGCTAACACAGTGGTTGCTAACGACGAACTATCACCAAGTCAAATTCGGAATATTGAAAAGCAAACCAATGCTAAAATCATCGACCGAACCGGGTTGATTTTAGAAATCTTTGCCAACCGAGCACAATCCCGTGAAGCTAAACTCCAAGTTGAGCTCGCTAAATTGCAATACCAAATGCCTAGATTGCATACCTCAGCTAGTCAACGTCTTGACCAGCAAACAGGTTCCGGTGGTGGCGGAGGATTTACCAACCGTGGTTCTGGTGAATCACAATTGGAATTAAATCGACGGACCTTACAAGACCGAATTTCACACGTTCGTCACGAACTTAAGGAGCTAGGTAAAGCCTCTGATGTTAAACGCAAGCAGCGTGATAAGAGTAACCTACCAACAGTTGCCTTAGTTGGATATACCAACGCTGGAAAGTCTACCGTTATGAACGGATTGATCAACTTGTTCGGTGAAAATGTCGACAAACAAGTAATGGTTAAGAACATGTTATTTGCAACCTTGGATACCTCAGTTAGAAAGCTGACTTTACCAGATTCAAAAACGTTCTTACTAAGTGATACCGTTGGATTTGTTAGCCAACTGCCTCACCAACTGGTTGAAGCATTTAAATCAACTTTGGCTGAAGCTGCTAACGCTGACTTACTAATTCAAGTGGTTGATTATTCAGACGAAAATCGCGATTTGATGATGAAAACAACTGAAGATACGTTAAATGACGTTGGCGTCACCGGTATTCCAACCATCATCGCGTTTAACAAGGCAGACAAGTTAGAAGTCACCTTCCCAAGTCGCGAAGGCGATAACCTAATAATGTCAGCCCTAGATGAATCATCACTTCAACAATTGGTTTCAATTATTAAGGAAAAGATTTTTGATAATTACCACACAGTCACATTGATGATTCCGTTTGACAAAGGCGACATCATTTCATATTTAAATGACAATACTAACGTCATCTCTACCGACTATGATGCCAACGGTACAATGATCAAAGTAGAGCTTAATGACGTTGATTTTAAGAGATATGGCGGCTACATCCTCCCAGAGGAAGATTAG